The following are from one region of the Acidobacteriota bacterium genome:
- a CDS encoding roadblock/LC7 domain-containing protein: MSQSNIVLYEEEYQQIKAILNRLNQEANAKVVFLVDKNGQQIAACGEIDNLDTTSLASLTAGNVAATDGLAKLIGEKEFSILFHEGERDNIHISLVGKRVILVIIFDQRSSLGLVRLRVKRASIELEKVFDTIVRKVEAERQAQEAGVASPFAEITDEDIDNLFSS; encoded by the coding sequence ATGAGCCAATCCAACATCGTCCTGTATGAGGAAGAGTATCAGCAGATCAAGGCGATTCTCAACCGGTTGAACCAGGAAGCCAACGCCAAGGTCGTCTTCCTCGTGGACAAGAACGGGCAGCAGATCGCCGCCTGCGGCGAGATCGACAACCTGGACACGACCTCGCTCGCCTCCCTGACCGCCGGGAACGTCGCCGCCACGGACGGCCTCGCCAAGTTGATCGGAGAAAAGGAGTTTTCCATCCTCTTCCACGAGGGGGAGCGCGATAACATCCATATCTCGCTCGTCGGGAAGCGTGTGATCCTGGTCATCATCTTCGACCAGCGTTCTTCGCTCGGCCTGGTCCGGCTGCGCGTCAAACGGGCCTCCATCGAACTGGAGAAAGTTTTCGACACCATCGTCCGGAAGGTGGAAGCCGAACGCCAGGCCCAGGAGGCGGGGGTGGCCTCGCCGTTCGCCGAGATCACCGACGAGGATATCGACAACCTGTTTTCGAGCTGA